A stretch of Bradyrhizobium sp. AZCC 2262 DNA encodes these proteins:
- a CDS encoding serine hydrolase domain-containing protein, producing the protein MLDRRKLLVGATALAGYSALARAAAPYEWQTISPADAGFVPGFGERLDQFVRGGQAPNIHGVIIVRRGRVVFENYFEGDDQVRDEYGRAHFERVAFSAERSHELRSVSKSIVGLLYGIALREGKVPGLDAPLLAQFPDYADLPDLEQRRRWTIRHAISMTLGIEWNEDLSYDDPRNGQTAMDKAADPYRHVLGLPIVAAAGARWIYCGGATALIGKILENGTKQTLPDYAREVLFDPLGIGPTVWRIGPNGERNFASGIGMRPRDLARIGQMVLARGKADERQVVPAEWLEESFKPQVTMRDRREHGCHWYLGEMVFNSADGPRQERWIAAFGNGGQRLYVFPRLDLQVVITAGNYNRRDQGVPPNRVLTERILPSLHLNPN; encoded by the coding sequence ATGCTCGATCGCCGCAAACTTCTGGTCGGAGCCACTGCGCTCGCCGGCTATTCCGCGTTGGCGCGCGCCGCGGCGCCATACGAGTGGCAGACAATATCGCCGGCCGATGCGGGATTTGTCCCCGGCTTCGGCGAGCGGCTCGATCAATTCGTTCGCGGCGGGCAGGCCCCGAACATCCACGGCGTCATCATCGTGCGGCGGGGGAGGGTGGTCTTCGAGAACTATTTCGAAGGCGACGATCAGGTGCGGGACGAATACGGCAGAGCGCATTTTGAACGTGTCGCGTTCTCGGCCGAGCGCAGCCACGAGCTGCGCTCCGTGAGCAAGAGCATCGTTGGCCTGCTATACGGGATCGCGCTTCGCGAGGGCAAGGTGCCGGGGCTCGATGCGCCGCTGCTTGCACAATTCCCTGATTACGCCGACCTTCCGGACCTGGAGCAGCGCCGCCGCTGGACGATCAGGCATGCGATCAGCATGACGCTTGGCATCGAATGGAATGAGGATCTTTCCTACGACGATCCGCGCAACGGGCAGACCGCGATGGACAAAGCGGCCGACCCTTATCGCCATGTGCTGGGGCTGCCGATTGTCGCGGCGGCGGGCGCGCGGTGGATTTATTGTGGCGGCGCCACGGCGCTGATCGGGAAGATTCTGGAGAACGGCACCAAACAGACATTGCCTGACTATGCACGTGAGGTTCTGTTCGACCCGCTCGGGATTGGGCCGACCGTATGGCGCATCGGCCCCAACGGCGAACGAAATTTCGCCTCCGGCATCGGCATGCGGCCCCGCGATCTCGCGCGTATCGGACAGATGGTCCTCGCGCGCGGCAAGGCCGACGAGCGGCAGGTCGTTCCCGCCGAATGGCTGGAAGAATCGTTCAAGCCGCAGGTGACGATGCGTGACCGGCGCGAACATGGCTGTCACTGGTATCTCGGCGAAATGGTGTTCAATAGCGCGGACGGACCGCGCCAGGAGCGTTGGATCGCCGCCTTCGGCAATGGTGGCCAAAGACTTTATGTCTTTCCACGGCTCGATTTGCAGGTCGTCATCACAGCCGGCAATTACAATCGTCGCGACCAGGGCGTGCCGCCCAATCGGGTGCTGACCGAGCGAATCTTGCCGAGCCTTCATTTAAACCCCAATTGA
- a CDS encoding serine hydrolase, with translation MRAKLLLFSAVMFCAAPAFAISSDDVRAALEQRFKGDRTGACIAAGVIDGGTIATAYYCADPNSPRPYDEHTAFEIGSVTKTMTAALLAEFIARGEVALSDPIAKLLPPGTPVPSFNGREITIADIVTHTSGLPAVPTTYRPRDVNNPYAGATERDLLDALAATRLTREPGSKWEYSNFAVIVLSYALAKRSGKDYETLLRERLLLPLGMNETYVAQRPSQVRLAQGHLPNGTPAVPWDFHPDMAGVGGVRATLPDMLRYLEGQLGTRDSAITPALEQTQKQVASVDGHRMGMNWNLFTRNGQARISHEGGTGGYSSFAGFDRAAKRAVVLLSDTALTASGGLGSLGSHLLDPSILVGAPHVVATADAKLIDALVGKYRLRGGLGIELRHTVGHLAIQADGQPEFEMGYDSAGDFYPLKFDALLRPKRKADGSYAFTWFQGGAVLEAERLDPPMAVASKWTPTEAQLADYVGDYPLMPNFALRVSATGAKLFVQGTNQRSLEFVSVEKDVFVADSVSAEIDFERDAGDKVVSLTLKQRGQVLRGERH, from the coding sequence ATGAGAGCGAAGCTCCTGCTTTTTTCCGCTGTCATGTTTTGCGCAGCGCCCGCCTTCGCCATCAGCAGTGACGATGTGCGCGCGGCACTCGAGCAGCGTTTCAAGGGCGATCGTACCGGCGCCTGTATTGCGGCCGGCGTGATCGACGGCGGCACGATTGCGACGGCCTATTACTGTGCGGACCCGAATTCGCCGCGCCCATATGATGAGCACACCGCGTTCGAAATCGGCTCTGTCACCAAGACGATGACCGCCGCGCTGCTGGCCGAATTCATCGCGCGCGGCGAAGTTGCCCTCAGCGATCCGATCGCCAAATTGCTGCCGCCGGGAACGCCTGTGCCGTCGTTCAACGGTCGCGAAATTACCATCGCCGATATCGTGACCCACACCTCGGGCTTGCCTGCGGTCCCGACCACGTACCGCCCGCGCGACGTCAACAACCCCTATGCCGGCGCGACCGAGCGCGATTTGCTTGACGCGTTGGCCGCCACCCGGCTGACACGCGAGCCTGGCTCGAAGTGGGAGTATTCGAATTTCGCTGTCATCGTGCTGTCCTATGCGCTCGCCAAACGTAGCGGCAAGGACTACGAGACGTTGCTGCGCGAACGCTTGCTTCTCCCGCTAGGGATGAACGAAACCTATGTGGCCCAGCGCCCGTCGCAGGTCCGTCTTGCTCAGGGGCACCTCCCCAACGGGACGCCTGCGGTGCCGTGGGACTTTCACCCCGACATGGCCGGCGTCGGGGGCGTGCGTGCGACGTTGCCGGACATGTTGCGGTATCTCGAAGGCCAGCTTGGCACGCGCGACAGCGCGATCACGCCTGCTCTGGAGCAGACGCAGAAGCAAGTCGCCAGTGTCGATGGCCACAGGATGGGCATGAACTGGAATCTGTTCACCCGGAACGGTCAGGCGCGCATCTCGCATGAGGGCGGCACCGGCGGTTACTCGTCGTTCGCCGGGTTCGATCGCGCGGCGAAGCGCGCCGTGGTCTTGCTCAGCGATACGGCGTTGACCGCCAGTGGCGGCCTCGGATCGCTTGGCTCGCATTTGCTCGATCCTTCCATTCTCGTCGGCGCGCCGCATGTCGTTGCGACGGCTGACGCCAAACTGATCGACGCGCTCGTCGGCAAGTACCGCCTGCGGGGCGGCCTCGGCATCGAATTGCGGCATACCGTTGGCCATTTGGCCATCCAGGCAGACGGTCAGCCCGAATTTGAAATGGGCTACGACAGCGCGGGCGACTTCTATCCGCTCAAGTTCGACGCGCTGTTGCGGCCGAAACGCAAGGCGGACGGATCATACGCCTTCACCTGGTTTCAGGGTGGTGCCGTTCTGGAGGCCGAGCGCCTGGATCCGCCGATGGCGGTCGCGAGCAAATGGACACCGACGGAAGCGCAACTCGCAGATTACGTCGGCGACTATCCGCTGATGCCCAACTTTGCGCTGCGCGTGTCCGCGACGGGCGCCAAGCTCTTCGTTCAGGGCACCAACCAGCGATCGCTCGAATTCGTGTCCGTCGAAAAGGATGTCTTCGTTGCGGACTCCGTTAGCGCCGAAATCGACTTCGAGCGCGATGCCGGCGACAAGGTGGTTTCGCTTACTCTCAAGCAGCGAGGACAAGTCCTGCGGGGCGAGCGACATTAG